Proteins co-encoded in one Cricetulus griseus strain 17A/GY chromosome 10, alternate assembly CriGri-PICRH-1.0, whole genome shotgun sequence genomic window:
- the LOC100765409 gene encoding uncharacterized protein CXorf49 homolog codes for MDSAQEASVPEDGFYVEGGDQTKSLSPAPGPDESSDGEGSLLAPNAGDFPLVSQLEASESTSVVLWAGGCWPESPVPGEDENPDSPVEDKVVGLDFLSPTSVDTVAIGQPVSTLESPQVGEQASPEGICVEPEPEMEPGPSRRGLQASGSGYGSGSGSGSGSEEAKSASATSLFPKGLEHSRAWVTPRKNPAGRGVMGEDPHLSIPEPELPEELNEMQMMRVTICLKDGVQSKTCGPAETPEVARPTNVQNRDSLIRMSSSLLTSTTRGLAPSLERQASKELEGFSSKKKAGGALWGKGAAKPSYPDAPVASVLPKASPRKKMTPKKKPLWDASTVTLGRAFHQWGQRLKSAPAEPATFPPISGVGLPGRSNKCSLLPLRPKQCKNFYTGKRSGAKRTRDLQVAAKEDTELARDPCSQGAFSTHRAEAPSQSGHQEFSSGDISSRSLQDPANSPSSTLSQKGAPRRPAPSGDQELPLGSSPPDPEVQHGIPCCPRCPELQKEIENLKKQLWALQAVNEKFQALSS; via the coding sequence ATGGACTCTGCCCAGGAGGCGTCTGTTCCAGAAGATGGATTTTATGTAGAAGGAGGAGACCAAACCAAGAGCTTGAGCCCTGCCCCAGGGCCTGATGAGAGCAGCGACGGGGAAGGCAGCCTCCTGGCTCCCAACGCGGGCGACTTCCCGTTGGTGTCCCAGCTGGAAGCGTCGGAGTCCACCTCGGTGGTGCTTTGGGCTGGCGGATGCTGGCCGGAGTCCCCGGTACCCGGGGAGGACGAGAACCCAGATTCCCCAGTGGAGGACAAGGTGGTTGGTTTGGACTTCCTCTCCCCAACCAGTGTAGACACAGTGGCCATCGGGCAGCCGGTGAGCACCCTGGAGTCACCGCAAGTCGGAGAGCAAGCATCCCCAGAGGGCATCTGTGTCGAGCCAGAGCCAGAGATGGAGCCGGGCCCCAGCAGGAGGGGTCTGCAGGCCTCGGGCTCCGGCTATGGCTCCGGCTCGGGCTCGGGCTCCGGCTCCGAGGAGGCAAAGTCAGCCTCTGCGACCTCTCTCTTCCCCAAGGGACTGGAGCACAGCCGGGCCTGGGTGACCCCGAGGAAGAACCCCGCCGGTCGGGGGGTGATGGGCGAGGATCCCCACCTTTCCATTCCCGAACCTGAGTTGCCAGAGGAATTAAATGAGATGCAGATGATGAGGGTGACCATTTGTCTCAAAGACGGGGTCCAGTCTAAGACCTGTGGCCCCGCAGAGACCCCAGAAGTAGCCAGACCCACAAACGTCCAGAACAGGGACAGTTTGATCCGGATGTCCTCCTCGCTACTGACCTCTACGACGCGGGGGCTCGCCCCCAGCCTGGAAAGGCAGGCCTCGAAGGAACTGGAAGGCTTTTCCTCTAAGAAAAAGGCAGGAGGAGCCTTATGGGGTAAGGGAGCAGCCAAGCCCAGCTATCCCGATGCCCCTGTGGCGAGTGTCCTGCCCAAGGCCAGTCCTAGAAAGAAGATGACCCCCAAGAAAAAACCGCTGTGGGATGCGTCCACTGTCACCCTGGGGAGGGCCTTCCATCAATGGGGCCAGAGACTGAAGTCAGCCCCCGCAGAGCCAGCCACCTTCCCCCCAATCTCTGGTGTCGGGCTGCCTGGGAGGTCCAATAAATGCTCCCTGCTGCCTTTGAGGCCCAAACAGTGCAAGAACTTCTACACTGGGAAGAGATCTGGGGCAAAGAGGACAAGGGACCTACAGGTGGCAGCCAAAGAAGACACCGAGTTAGCCAGGGACCCCTGCTCTCAGGGTGCGTTCTCAACACACAGGGCGGAGGCACCTAGCCAGAGTGGGCATCAGGAATTCAGCAGTGGGGATATAAGCTCCAGAAGCCTCCAGGACCCAGCAAACTCTCCATCCTCGACCCTGAGCCAGAAAGGCGCGCCTAGAAGACCGGCACCTTCTGGTGACCAGGAACTACCTCTGGGCTCCTCACCCCCAGATCCAGAGGTGCAGCATGGAATACCGTGCTGCCCCCGTTGTCCAGAGCTACAGAAGGAAATAGAGAACCTCAAGAAACAGCTATGGGCCCTACAGGCTGTCAATGAGAAGTTCCAGGCGCTTTCAAGCTAA